The following proteins are co-located in the Anomalospiza imberbis isolate Cuckoo-Finch-1a 21T00152 chromosome 1, ASM3175350v1, whole genome shotgun sequence genome:
- the LOC137474631 gene encoding uncharacterized protein isoform X1 → MLCAWLPLVPCFCQSAPMAEEKPKYNCTVSEVTIVNLQPEKNSVLLLAGGKPGSDHRNLGFQPPPPRISEKLCQGEKKLCPEKVKREGVLSPSLHRANELCSTENITLKRPVKLAPLEIPVEVKEAQLQKIMSMQREAQMAAQKLMVINSMHNELHVKRVKNLAQGELGNLQKIKLNEKADLENKDDPLPPKSSKPLGEIQIILPSETTSKPTKQAGAEEAPKTLCKPLIPTLQVSDMHGESNSPDSIPDPCQKVSRRRFKLRHTKEQQEDTGKAKPLKAMDPSVGEGTKKTSGQRTQKTLSDASKLIENVSKKQKEQGAKQREMDEASLVRRQSIRRMALGDIIQVDDD, encoded by the exons ATGCTATGTGCTTGGCTCCCTTTGGTTCCCTGTTTTTGCCAA agtgCTCCAATGGCTGAAGAAAAGCCCAAGTATAACTGCACTGTCAGTGAAGTCACGATTGTGAACCTGCAGCCTGAGAAAAATTCAGTTCTCCTCCTGGCAGGAGGGAAGCCAGGAAGTGATCATAGAAACCTTGGTTTCCAGCCTCCACCTCCAAGGATTTCAGAGAAGTTATgccagggagagaaaaaattgTGTCCAGAAAAGGTGAAAAGGGAGGGAGTTTTGTCTCCCAGCCTGCATCGTGCAAATGAGTTGTGTAGCACAGAGAACATTACCCTGAAGAGACCAGTGAAGTTGGCCCCTCTGGAGATCCCTGTGGAAGTAAAAGAAGCCCAGCTCCAAAAGATTATGAGTATGCAGAGAGAAGCCCAAATGGCTGCCCAGAAGCTGATGGTGATCAACTCTATGCACAATGAACTCCATGTGAAACGGGTAAAGAATCTGGCTCAAGGGGAGCTGGGGAACCTCCAAAAGATAAAGCTGAATGAGAAGGCTGATCTGGAGAACAAAGATGATCCCCTACCCCCTAAAAGCAGCAAACCCCTTGGAGAAATCCAAATTATTTTGCCTTCAGAGACAACCTCTAAGCCGACTAAACAGGCAGGTGCTGAGGAGGCTCCCAAGACACTCTGTAAACCATTAATCCCCACTCTCCAGGTGTCTGACATGCATGGAGAGTCCAACAGCCCTGACAGCATCCCTGACCCCTGCCAAAAGGTTTCTCGGCGCCGATTCAAATTAAGACAcacaaaagagcagcaggaagacACTGGGAAAGCCAAACCCTTAAAGGCCATGGATCCAAGTGTGGGAGAAGGCACGAAGAAAACTTCAGGTCAGCGGACACAAAAAACCCTCAGTGATGCCAGCAAGCTCATTGAAAATGTGTCTAAAAAGCAGAAGGAACAAGGAGCAAAGCAAAGGGAAATGGATGAAGCATCTCTTGTGAGGAGGCAGTCTATTCGAAGGATGGCTTTGGGAGACATCATCCAGGTGGATGATGACTGA
- the LOC137474631 gene encoding uncharacterized protein isoform X3 — protein sequence MLCAWLPLVPCFCQSAPMAEEKPKYNCTVSEVTIVNLQPEKNSVLLLAGGKPGSDHRNLGFQPPPPRISEKLCQGEKKLCPEKVKREGVLSPSLHRANELCSTENITLKRPVKLAPLEIPVEVKEAQLQKIMSMQREAQMAAQKLMVINSMHNELHVKRVSDMHGESNSPDSIPDPCQKVSRRRFKLRHTKEQQEDTGKAKPLKAMDPSVGEGTKKTSGQRTQKTLSDASKLIENVSKKQKEQGAKQREMDEASLVRRQSIRRMALGDIIQVDDD from the exons ATGCTATGTGCTTGGCTCCCTTTGGTTCCCTGTTTTTGCCAA agtgCTCCAATGGCTGAAGAAAAGCCCAAGTATAACTGCACTGTCAGTGAAGTCACGATTGTGAACCTGCAGCCTGAGAAAAATTCAGTTCTCCTCCTGGCAGGAGGGAAGCCAGGAAGTGATCATAGAAACCTTGGTTTCCAGCCTCCACCTCCAAGGATTTCAGAGAAGTTATgccagggagagaaaaaattgTGTCCAGAAAAGGTGAAAAGGGAGGGAGTTTTGTCTCCCAGCCTGCATCGTGCAAATGAGTTGTGTAGCACAGAGAACATTACCCTGAAGAGACCAGTGAAGTTGGCCCCTCTGGAGATCCCTGTGGAAGTAAAAGAAGCCCAGCTCCAAAAGATTATGAGTATGCAGAGAGAAGCCCAAATGGCTGCCCAGAAGCTGATGGTGATCAACTCTATGCACAATGAACTCCATGTGAAACGG GTGTCTGACATGCATGGAGAGTCCAACAGCCCTGACAGCATCCCTGACCCCTGCCAAAAGGTTTCTCGGCGCCGATTCAAATTAAGACAcacaaaagagcagcaggaagacACTGGGAAAGCCAAACCCTTAAAGGCCATGGATCCAAGTGTGGGAGAAGGCACGAAGAAAACTTCAGGTCAGCGGACACAAAAAACCCTCAGTGATGCCAGCAAGCTCATTGAAAATGTGTCTAAAAAGCAGAAGGAACAAGGAGCAAAGCAAAGGGAAATGGATGAAGCATCTCTTGTGAGGAGGCAGTCTATTCGAAGGATGGCTTTGGGAGACATCATCCAGGTGGATGATGACTGA
- the LOC137474631 gene encoding uncharacterized protein isoform X2 — MAEEKPKYNCTVSEVTIVNLQPEKNSVLLLAGGKPGSDHRNLGFQPPPPRISEKLCQGEKKLCPEKVKREGVLSPSLHRANELCSTENITLKRPVKLAPLEIPVEVKEAQLQKIMSMQREAQMAAQKLMVINSMHNELHVKRVKNLAQGELGNLQKIKLNEKADLENKDDPLPPKSSKPLGEIQIILPSETTSKPTKQAGAEEAPKTLCKPLIPTLQVSDMHGESNSPDSIPDPCQKVSRRRFKLRHTKEQQEDTGKAKPLKAMDPSVGEGTKKTSGQRTQKTLSDASKLIENVSKKQKEQGAKQREMDEASLVRRQSIRRMALGDIIQVDDD, encoded by the coding sequence ATGGCTGAAGAAAAGCCCAAGTATAACTGCACTGTCAGTGAAGTCACGATTGTGAACCTGCAGCCTGAGAAAAATTCAGTTCTCCTCCTGGCAGGAGGGAAGCCAGGAAGTGATCATAGAAACCTTGGTTTCCAGCCTCCACCTCCAAGGATTTCAGAGAAGTTATgccagggagagaaaaaattgTGTCCAGAAAAGGTGAAAAGGGAGGGAGTTTTGTCTCCCAGCCTGCATCGTGCAAATGAGTTGTGTAGCACAGAGAACATTACCCTGAAGAGACCAGTGAAGTTGGCCCCTCTGGAGATCCCTGTGGAAGTAAAAGAAGCCCAGCTCCAAAAGATTATGAGTATGCAGAGAGAAGCCCAAATGGCTGCCCAGAAGCTGATGGTGATCAACTCTATGCACAATGAACTCCATGTGAAACGGGTAAAGAATCTGGCTCAAGGGGAGCTGGGGAACCTCCAAAAGATAAAGCTGAATGAGAAGGCTGATCTGGAGAACAAAGATGATCCCCTACCCCCTAAAAGCAGCAAACCCCTTGGAGAAATCCAAATTATTTTGCCTTCAGAGACAACCTCTAAGCCGACTAAACAGGCAGGTGCTGAGGAGGCTCCCAAGACACTCTGTAAACCATTAATCCCCACTCTCCAGGTGTCTGACATGCATGGAGAGTCCAACAGCCCTGACAGCATCCCTGACCCCTGCCAAAAGGTTTCTCGGCGCCGATTCAAATTAAGACAcacaaaagagcagcaggaagacACTGGGAAAGCCAAACCCTTAAAGGCCATGGATCCAAGTGTGGGAGAAGGCACGAAGAAAACTTCAGGTCAGCGGACACAAAAAACCCTCAGTGATGCCAGCAAGCTCATTGAAAATGTGTCTAAAAAGCAGAAGGAACAAGGAGCAAAGCAAAGGGAAATGGATGAAGCATCTCTTGTGAGGAGGCAGTCTATTCGAAGGATGGCTTTGGGAGACATCATCCAGGTGGATGATGACTGA